Below is a window of archaeon BMS3Bbin15 DNA.
TTCCTACAACAAAAATTTTTAATTTATTCGAAAGTGATATTAAAATTGATACGATGCCACGGGTTGGTCACTGTGGTGATGGCTACGAGACTGTTGAAGAGCGTTTCGGAAGAGAGATGATAAATGTGCCTCTTATGATGGGTAACTGGTTTATTGAGCATTACCTTGGCGTAGGAAAAGGCGTGGCTGGAGGAAACCTCTGGTTCTTCTGCACAGATGAAAAGGCAGCTCTTGAAGCTGGAGAGGCTGCTGTGGAAGCTATAGAGGATGTTGAGGGAGTTATAACACCTTTTGATGTGTGCAGCGCAGGAAGCAAGGTCGAGACAAAGTTTCCAGAGATTGGGCCGACAACAAACCACCCTTACTGCCCAACATTGAAGGCTAAAATTAAAGACTCAAAGGTTCCAAAAGGTGTTGTTTCCATACCCGAGGTGATTATTAATGGAACAACTCTTGATGCTGTAAAGAAGGCAATGCTGAAAGGTGCGGAGGCTGCCAGCAGGGTTGATGGTGTGGTAAAGATAAGCTCCGGCAACTTCGGTGGAAAACTCGGGAAACATAAAATATTTTTAAGGAACGTGCTCGGATGAGCAGAAAAAAGCTTCTCTTTGGTACTGCAGGAGCACCAAAATCTACAAAGAA
It encodes the following:
- the fhcD_2 gene encoding formyltransferase/hydrolase complex subunit D, translating into MKINNVEVEDTYCEAFEGIFVRMLITAERERYLRRAASGSSCLPSTVVGRTEGGVEAWVSSEKTPDSRAGSIVQIWGNGAGKDALRKFGYELSIRIRQGILVVPTTKIFNLFESDIKIDTMPRVGHCGDGYETVEERFGREMINVPLMMGNWFIEHYLGVGKGVAGGNLWFFCTDEKAALEAGEAAVEAIEDVEGVITPFDVCSAGSKVETKFPEIGPTTNHPYCPTLKAKIKDSKVPKGVVSIPEVIINGTTLDAVKKAMLKGAEAASRVDGVVKISSGNFGGKLGKHKIFLRNVLG